A part of Anser cygnoides isolate HZ-2024a breed goose chromosome 15, Taihu_goose_T2T_genome, whole genome shotgun sequence genomic DNA contains:
- the TOM1L2 gene encoding TOM1-like protein 2 isoform X7, with protein sequence MCEILGAWRSKTKSALRWGQIGIRWGDRRVVGEDEKATDGSLQSEDWTLNMEICDIINETEEGPKDAIRALKKRLNGNKNYREVMLALTVLETCVKNCGHRFHVLVANRDFIDGVLVKIISPKNNPPTIVQDKVLALIQAWADAFRSSPDLTGVVHIYEELKRKGIEFPMADLDALSPIHTPQRSVPEVDPAANMHNSQSQQRMSTSSYSSTSPTAYSAPQAPALNVTGPITANSEQIARLRSELDIVRGNTKVMSEMLTEMVPGQEDSSDLELLQELNRTCRAMQQRIVELISRVSNEEVTEELLHVNDDLNNVFLRYERFERYRSGRSTQNASNGVLNEVTEDNLIDLGPGSPAVVSPMVGNSTPQSSLSSQLAGLDLGTNSVSGTLGSLQHSNPRDDFDMFAQTRGSSLAEQRKKREMSWKKE encoded by the exons ATGTGTGAAATCCTCGGAGCCTGGCGCTCTAAAACAAAATCTGCCTTGCGCTGGGGACAGATTGGGATCCGATGGGGAGACAGAAGGGTGGTTGGAGAAGATG aaaaggcCACAGATGGCTCTCTGCAGAGTGAAGACTGGACACTTAACATGGAGATCTGTGACATTATCAACGAGACAGAAGAAGG CCCAAAGGATGCCATTCGAGCactgaagaagaggctgaatggaaacaaaaattacaGAGAGGTCATGCTGGCTCTGACG gtgTTGGAGACCTGTGTGAAGAACTGTGGCCATCGCTTTCACGTCTTAGTGGCAAACCGTGACTTCATAGATGGCGTTCTGGTGAAAATCATCTCACCCAAGAATAATCCCCCCACTATTGTACAGGATAAAGTACTAGCGCTGATTCAG GCTTGGGCTGATGCCTTTCGAAGTAGCCCTGATTTAACTGGAGTAGTGCATATTTATGAAGAACTCAAGAGGAAAGGCATAGAGTTTCCCATGGCAGATCTTGATGCTTTATCTCCAATCCACACGCCACAGAGG AGTGTTCCCGAAGTTGATCCTGCAGCAAATATGCACAACTCACAGTCTCAGCAAAGGATGAGCACCAGTTCTTACTCGTCAACTTCTCCAACGGCGTATTCTGCTCCTCAGGCTCCAGCTCTGAATGTGACTGGTCCCATCACTGCTAACTCGGAACAG ATTGCCCGGCTGCGCAGCGAACTGGATATTGTTCGTGGGAATACAAAAGTGATGTCTGAAATGCTGACAGAAATGGTACCTGGACAGGAGGATTCCTCAGACCTTGAGTTACTCCAG GAACTGAACCGAACCTGTAGAGCTATGCAGCAGAGAATTGTGGAGCTTATCTCACGAGTGTCCAATGAAGAAGtcacagaggagctgctgcacGTGAATGATGATTTAAATAACGTCTTCCTCAGATACGAAAG atttgaACGTTACCGATCAGGACGTTCGACGCAAAATGCCAGCAATGGA GTACTGAACGAGGTGACAGAAGATAACTTAATAGATTTGGGTCCTGGCTCTCCAGCTGTAGTAAGCCCAATGGTCGGAAACTCAACACCGCAGTCTTCACTTTCTTCACAGCTTGCAGGGCTTG ACTTGGGTACAAACAGCGTCAGTGGCACGCTCGGCTCCCTACAACACAGTAACCCTCGTGATGACTTCGACATGTTTGCACAGACAAGAGGCAGTTCCTTGGCTGAGCAGCGAAAGAA